The following are from one region of the Pseudodesulfovibrio piezophilus C1TLV30 genome:
- a CDS encoding DUF401 family protein, whose amino-acid sequence MEDIFIKSLPFIKVITAFVVMLAGMRFKIGLGISILAGGLVLGLLFGLGLGEWAQTGFWALTQEKFLFLAAIVGLILILSDAMERSGQSRRLMDALSGYLTSPRLRLVFFPALIGMLPMPGGAVFSAPMVKTVSEDMHVSNSDRAVVNYWFRHVWEVCWPLYPGIILTVALADIPILDLISKTWPGTIVMIAAGWFFFLRPGVLGKGELMAPQPVTVRSKRSVFRQGLPLLLAIVGAIGLEGFISSFMPGVDFEWGVIIALVLGILAVMMQNTSLGLRFLLDVVSKKSLWSMIFVIVAIFIFKDVMQASGVVDRMAEAAGGGAALFAAAVFLPFLVGMVAGINVAFVGATFPLLLGLLHNLGMQDQMIPYLVLATFAGFTGVMISPIHICFILTCQFFECNLGRTWRKLVGPCTVFFLFGVSLFSFLQWAG is encoded by the coding sequence ATGGAAGACATCTTTATCAAATCCCTCCCGTTTATTAAGGTTATTACCGCGTTTGTTGTCATGCTGGCGGGCATGCGGTTTAAAATCGGGCTTGGGATATCCATTTTGGCGGGCGGTCTCGTTCTGGGATTGCTTTTCGGCCTTGGATTGGGGGAATGGGCACAAACGGGGTTTTGGGCTCTGACACAGGAAAAGTTCCTGTTCCTGGCGGCTATTGTCGGTCTGATTCTTATTCTTTCAGATGCTATGGAACGGTCCGGCCAGTCTCGAAGACTTATGGATGCACTTTCCGGCTATCTAACCAGTCCCAGGCTGCGTCTTGTTTTTTTCCCAGCCCTTATTGGCATGCTGCCCATGCCTGGCGGCGCCGTCTTTTCCGCCCCCATGGTCAAGACTGTTTCTGAAGATATGCATGTCAGTAATAGTGATCGGGCTGTAGTTAACTATTGGTTTCGCCATGTCTGGGAGGTCTGCTGGCCGTTGTATCCCGGCATCATATTGACCGTCGCTCTGGCAGATATTCCCATTCTTGATCTTATTTCAAAAACATGGCCAGGGACAATCGTGATGATTGCGGCTGGTTGGTTTTTCTTTCTTCGTCCAGGCGTACTGGGTAAAGGAGAGTTGATGGCTCCTCAACCAGTCACGGTTCGGAGTAAGCGATCAGTCTTTCGACAGGGATTGCCTTTGCTGCTTGCCATTGTCGGAGCCATTGGTCTGGAAGGATTTATTTCAAGCTTTATGCCGGGTGTTGATTTCGAGTGGGGAGTGATCATTGCCTTGGTTCTTGGCATATTGGCAGTGATGATGCAGAATACCAGCCTTGGCCTGCGTTTTCTGCTGGATGTTGTTTCTAAAAAATCCTTGTGGTCGATGATTTTTGTCATTGTGGCCATTTTTATTTTCAAAGACGTCATGCAGGCCTCCGGTGTCGTGGACCGAATGGCAGAAGCTGCCGGTGGGGGAGCCGCGTTGTTTGCTGCGGCTGTTTTTCTTCCCTTTCTTGTTGGGATGGTCGCAGGGATCAACGTTGCCTTTGTTGGTGCAACTTTCCCTCTGCTTTTGGGGCTTCTGCACAATCTGGGGATGCAGGATCAGATGATCCCGTATCTGGTCCTGGCAACTTTCGCCGGATTCACCGGGGTCATGATCTCTCCGATTCATATCTGTTTTATTCTTACCTGCCAGTTCTTTGAGTGCAACCTAGGGAGAACGTGGCGTAAATTGGTTGGACCGTGCACAGTCTTTTTTCTGTTTGGTGTGTCACTTTTTTCCTTTTTGCAATGGGCGGGCTAG
- a CDS encoding thermonuclease family protein — protein sequence MSLVRVVDGDTIVVSIPEWPSVLGHEISVRLAGCDAPEMKDHRPAIQSIAVKAQKALVQLFERADVVTLRNVRRGKYFRLLADVYADDVNVSLYLIEKGVAYPYSGRGKRPW from the coding sequence GTGTCTTTGGTTCGTGTCGTGGATGGTGATACCATTGTTGTTTCCATCCCTGAGTGGCCTTCAGTTCTTGGTCACGAAATCAGTGTGCGTCTGGCAGGGTGTGATGCGCCGGAGATGAAAGATCACCGTCCGGCAATACAATCTATAGCGGTAAAAGCTCAAAAGGCTTTGGTCCAACTCTTCGAGCGCGCTGACGTGGTGACGCTTCGTAACGTCAGGCGTGGAAAGTATTTTCGGCTTTTGGCAGATGTCTATGCCGATGACGTGAATGTCTCTCTCTATTTGATAGAGAAAGGGGTGGCATATCCATATTCGGGAAGGGGAAAACGGCCATGGTAA
- a CDS encoding alkylphosphonate utilization protein → MDVKDSNGNILSDGDSVTVIKDLKIKGMSKTLKRGTAVKNIRLTSSTDAVECKVGKSVVVLKTCFLKKAS, encoded by the coding sequence ATGGACGTTAAGGATAGCAACGGTAACATATTGAGCGACGGGGATTCCGTCACCGTGATCAAAGACCTCAAGATCAAGGGGATGTCAAAGACCCTGAAACGGGGCACTGCCGTCAAGAATATCCGCCTGACATCCAGTACGGATGCGGTGGAATGTAAAGTGGGCAAGTCTGTTGTTGTTTTGAAAACCTGTTTTTTGAAAAAAGCCTCATGA
- a CDS encoding glutamate-5-semialdehyde dehydrogenase, giving the protein MGIREQMVDMGISAVKAARALSKASGSAKQDALLHLADLLESESKAIGEANQLDLDAANERGLDKARVQRLTISEKVLASMIQGCRDVAAMPDPIGEIESMSKRPNGMLVGRMRVPLGVVAMIYESRPNATVDAGILCLKAGNSVILRGGSEAFHSNRCLADLMHQALEMAGLPREAVQVPPTADREAVAEMLKLDKYIDVVIPRGGEGLIRAVTEQATMPVLKHYKGVCHIFADDSCDVPKAVSIIENAKTQYPSGCNALECLLVHKDIAATLLPEVAARLGSGGVRFKACERALPLLGDTAESAEASDWGFEFLDLVMAVKVVDSLDEAIDFIADHGSNHTESILSEKYEHCMRFIREVDASLVVANATTRFNDGAQLGLGAEIGISTSKLHAYGPMGIKELTSAKFVLLGEGHIRE; this is encoded by the coding sequence ATGGGAATTCGCGAACAGATGGTTGATATGGGCATAAGCGCAGTCAAGGCGGCTCGTGCATTATCGAAAGCTTCAGGGTCGGCCAAACAGGATGCACTGCTTCATCTGGCTGATTTGCTGGAGAGTGAATCCAAAGCTATTGGTGAGGCGAATCAGCTTGACCTTGATGCTGCGAATGAACGTGGTTTGGACAAGGCTCGTGTTCAGCGCTTGACCATCAGCGAGAAAGTGTTGGCATCCATGATCCAGGGATGCCGGGATGTCGCGGCCATGCCGGACCCTATAGGTGAAATTGAATCCATGAGCAAACGTCCTAACGGAATGTTGGTTGGCCGTATGCGGGTTCCTCTCGGTGTGGTGGCGATGATTTACGAATCGCGTCCCAATGCTACTGTTGATGCCGGTATTCTGTGTTTGAAAGCTGGCAACTCCGTGATTTTACGCGGTGGTTCAGAAGCTTTTCACTCGAATAGATGCTTGGCAGACCTCATGCATCAGGCTCTTGAAATGGCCGGGTTGCCCCGAGAAGCAGTCCAGGTTCCGCCCACTGCGGACAGGGAAGCCGTAGCGGAAATGCTCAAGCTGGATAAGTATATCGATGTGGTCATTCCGCGTGGTGGGGAGGGCCTGATTCGTGCTGTCACAGAACAAGCGACCATGCCGGTCCTCAAGCATTACAAGGGTGTGTGCCACATCTTTGCTGACGACTCCTGCGACGTTCCCAAAGCTGTCTCCATCATTGAGAATGCCAAGACCCAGTATCCCAGTGGCTGCAATGCTCTTGAATGTTTATTGGTTCACAAGGATATAGCTGCAACTTTGCTGCCTGAAGTTGCGGCCCGGCTTGGCTCTGGTGGGGTGCGGTTCAAGGCTTGTGAGCGCGCATTGCCATTGCTTGGTGATACGGCAGAGAGTGCAGAGGCAAGTGATTGGGGGTTTGAGTTTCTCGATCTGGTCATGGCAGTCAAAGTTGTGGATTCTCTGGATGAGGCAATCGATTTTATTGCTGATCACGGGTCCAATCATACAGAGTCGATTCTCAGCGAAAAGTACGAGCACTGTATGCGTTTCATTCGTGAAGTGGATGCTTCATTGGTCGTTGCCAATGCGACGACTCGTTTTAACGATGGTGCACAGCTCGGACTTGGAGCTGAAATCGGTATCTCGACATCCAAATTGCACGCCTATGGTCCCATGGGGATCAAGGAGTTGACCAGTGCCAAGTTTGTGCTGCTGGGCGAAGGACATATTCGGGAATGA
- a CDS encoding YfgM family protein, whose translation MVENNTDGQEILDNIESHVPTQLHPILEAVFKHQKQVVIGVSAVILVAAVYTGMTIYNQHAMKTAQAKLGTILIEAAGDEKLSQLQDLLNAAPSGAHPAILLELAQSCMKNEQYEKSSQYWDQLAKASDDDLQIVARLGKAKTLTLAGKGAEAVPILQDIAEAASTEFTISVNRQLAIAAEQAGETDVALKAYQKLAEQPIADKPFIQFKIAELEAK comes from the coding sequence ATGGTTGAAAACAATACTGACGGGCAGGAAATTCTCGACAACATCGAGTCCCATGTACCGACTCAACTGCACCCCATTCTTGAGGCCGTTTTCAAACACCAGAAACAGGTTGTCATCGGTGTCAGTGCCGTCATCCTTGTGGCTGCTGTCTACACGGGAATGACCATCTACAATCAGCATGCCATGAAAACGGCGCAGGCCAAACTCGGCACAATCCTGATCGAGGCCGCAGGGGATGAAAAGCTTTCCCAACTCCAAGATCTTCTGAACGCCGCACCTTCAGGTGCTCACCCTGCCATTTTGCTTGAGCTGGCTCAAAGCTGCATGAAAAATGAACAATACGAAAAAAGCTCACAGTATTGGGACCAACTCGCCAAAGCTTCTGACGATGATCTTCAAATCGTCGCTCGCCTCGGCAAGGCCAAGACTTTGACTCTGGCTGGCAAAGGCGCTGAAGCCGTCCCCATCTTGCAGGACATAGCCGAAGCAGCATCGACAGAATTTACCATCAGCGTGAACCGTCAGTTGGCAATTGCCGCCGAACAAGCGGGGGAAACTGATGTTGCTCTGAAAGCGTATCAAAAACTGGCAGAGCAGCCGATCGCCGACAAACCCTTCATTCAATTTAAAATAGCAGAACTGGAAGCCAAGTAA
- the iorA gene encoding indolepyruvate ferredoxin oxidoreductase subunit alpha, with translation MANPLLADTPGETHLLLGNEAIVRGAIEAGVQVVTCYPGTPSSEVPDTFFRISPDGKFYFEYSVNEKVALEVAGGATLSGAMTLCTMKHVGVNVAADPLMTMCYTGAPGGLMLLSADDPGCHSSQNEQDNRIYARIAGMPVLEPATAQEAKDMTRDGLALSKKYGAPILLRTTTRVNHLRGSVEFGHAPDPGKAEGFKRDPSRFVPIPAFARPMHIALMERMENLRHEAEHSPYNTVSGDGEIGIICSGISRAYVADALEHAGLTGSVKVLELGFSNPMPENLCLDFIKSVTKVLVVEELEPVVENEIRVLAQKNSLDVEIIGKDVLPRNGEFSVTMVENVICEMTGNPLVAQCACELPQLPVRPPNLCAGCPHRGTYFAAKKVFGDEAIYSSDIGCYTLGILPPLQAADFLLCMGSSISAGCGAAKAADQTVVAFIGDSTFFHSGLTGVANAVFNSHDILLVVLDNRTTAMTGHQPHPGVDKTILGDNDHPLDIESAVRGLGVTEIRNVNPFNQKKTLAAFEELKAMKGVRVLIAKEPCPLYSRRVYKKIAPQVAYVADSCTGRFDCLDKLACPAMYKEGDKAAVNPILCNGCMLCLQVCGHIKAKKRGS, from the coding sequence ATGGCAAACCCGCTCTTGGCCGATACGCCCGGCGAAACGCACCTCCTCCTCGGCAACGAAGCGATCGTCCGAGGAGCCATTGAGGCTGGAGTGCAGGTAGTAACCTGCTATCCGGGCACTCCATCGTCCGAAGTTCCTGATACCTTCTTCCGCATTTCCCCTGACGGGAAGTTCTACTTTGAATACTCCGTCAATGAAAAAGTCGCCCTTGAGGTTGCTGGCGGCGCGACCTTGTCCGGAGCGATGACACTCTGCACCATGAAGCATGTTGGCGTGAATGTCGCGGCTGATCCACTCATGACCATGTGCTACACAGGGGCACCAGGAGGCCTTATGCTCCTGTCGGCGGATGACCCTGGCTGTCATTCCAGCCAGAATGAGCAGGATAATCGAATTTATGCCCGCATTGCGGGTATGCCGGTTCTGGAGCCTGCCACGGCGCAGGAAGCCAAGGACATGACCCGCGATGGCCTAGCTCTCTCCAAGAAATACGGAGCTCCGATTCTTCTTCGCACAACAACCCGCGTCAATCACCTGCGCGGCTCGGTTGAATTCGGCCATGCCCCTGATCCGGGAAAAGCCGAAGGATTCAAACGCGATCCATCGCGTTTCGTCCCTATCCCGGCCTTTGCACGCCCCATGCATATCGCGTTGATGGAACGCATGGAAAATCTTCGACATGAAGCGGAGCATTCTCCGTATAACACCGTTTCCGGCGACGGAGAAATAGGTATCATCTGTTCCGGCATCAGCCGTGCCTACGTGGCAGACGCCCTTGAACATGCTGGCCTGACAGGTTCAGTCAAAGTGCTTGAACTCGGCTTCTCAAACCCGATGCCTGAAAATCTGTGTCTTGATTTCATCAAATCCGTGACCAAAGTTCTGGTCGTTGAAGAGTTGGAGCCGGTCGTGGAGAACGAGATACGCGTTCTGGCTCAGAAGAATTCTTTGGATGTGGAAATTATCGGAAAAGATGTATTGCCTCGAAATGGGGAATTCAGCGTCACCATGGTCGAAAATGTCATTTGTGAGATGACTGGGAACCCCCTTGTCGCTCAATGTGCCTGCGAATTACCGCAGCTTCCTGTCCGGCCACCGAACCTGTGTGCAGGCTGTCCCCACCGTGGGACTTACTTTGCCGCCAAAAAAGTGTTTGGTGACGAAGCCATCTACTCATCTGATATAGGCTGTTACACACTTGGAATTCTGCCACCGCTCCAGGCTGCCGATTTCCTGCTCTGCATGGGGTCATCTATTTCTGCCGGATGTGGCGCAGCCAAAGCGGCAGACCAAACCGTGGTTGCATTCATCGGCGATTCCACCTTCTTCCATTCCGGCCTGACCGGTGTTGCCAACGCTGTCTTCAATAGTCATGACATACTGCTGGTTGTCCTGGATAACCGCACCACAGCCATGACCGGCCATCAACCACATCCCGGAGTGGACAAGACCATCCTGGGTGATAATGATCATCCGCTGGATATCGAATCTGCCGTGCGAGGGCTTGGCGTGACCGAAATTCGTAACGTCAATCCATTCAATCAGAAAAAGACTCTGGCCGCCTTTGAAGAATTGAAGGCAATGAAGGGCGTCCGAGTCCTTATCGCCAAGGAGCCATGTCCACTCTACTCACGCCGCGTCTACAAGAAAATCGCCCCACAGGTCGCCTATGTGGCTGATTCCTGTACAGGCCGATTCGACTGTCTGGACAAGCTGGCCTGCCCTGCCATGTACAAGGAAGGGGACAAGGCAGCAGTCAACCCGATCCTGTGTAACGGCTGTATGCTCTGTTTACAGGTCTGTGGTCACATCAAAGCGAAGAAGAGGGGCAGCTAA
- a CDS encoding indolepyruvate oxidoreductase subunit beta, giving the protein MSDTKKIRIFMTGVGGQGTLTATTLLAKTVLSQGLPVTSGEIHGMAQRGGVVESTVLIGCKSPKIGHGEADILLGFEPMETMRALPYLKEGGLVVSSIEFMPPLSVAMGTQDCPTIDDIKKAVSSCTDKAYFMSSQTIGLEAGAVQSGNIAMLAALCAAGELPFGPEALEATIKANLPEKIQAVNLKALELGVKALDV; this is encoded by the coding sequence ATGAGTGATACAAAAAAAATTCGCATATTCATGACCGGTGTGGGCGGCCAAGGAACCTTGACCGCAACCACCCTGCTCGCCAAGACTGTCCTCAGTCAGGGACTGCCTGTCACTTCCGGTGAGATTCATGGCATGGCTCAGCGCGGTGGTGTTGTGGAATCCACTGTGCTGATCGGCTGCAAATCTCCCAAAATAGGTCATGGTGAGGCCGATATCCTGTTGGGATTCGAACCGATGGAAACCATGCGAGCCCTGCCATATCTGAAGGAAGGAGGCCTGGTGGTCTCGAGCATTGAGTTCATGCCGCCTCTTTCCGTAGCCATGGGGACACAGGACTGTCCCACGATTGATGATATCAAAAAAGCCGTGTCTTCATGTACGGACAAGGCATACTTCATGTCCAGTCAAACCATCGGACTTGAAGCAGGCGCTGTTCAATCCGGCAACATAGCCATGCTGGCTGCATTATGCGCCGCTGGCGAACTTCCCTTCGGTCCCGAAGCACTGGAAGCAACCATCAAGGCCAATCTTCCCGAGAAGATTCAGGCTGTAAACCTCAAAGCCCTGGAGCTTGGCGTCAAGGCACTTGACGTCTAG